A portion of the Edaphobacter bradus genome contains these proteins:
- a CDS encoding oxygenase MpaB family protein, with the protein MSDKSSLVSNVSNNDIEALWNSVEEETADPREGIFGWSSVSWKVNREAALFLGAGRAALLQLAHPWVAAALDQHSNLRNDPVARFHNTFRVVFTMIFGTLSQALAASRHLYSLHTRITGELPEGVAGYRRGGHYAANEVNALLWVYSTLVESALMAYDCVLPPLSQEERKSYYAESRMMAALFGIPAEALPADLGAFEEYNRGMWDSDRLGVSTLSREMAQGVLHGRGSLVTIPEWYRALTAAWMPERLRVEFGLGFGRQEQQAALKALRWLPIIYRRLPGAVRFVGPYQEALARLEGKHVRSLVVTSNRFWMGQGRMMFSVGGKQDPDDEDPG; encoded by the coding sequence ATGTCAGATAAGAGTTCACTCGTCTCAAACGTCTCAAACAACGATATTGAAGCTTTGTGGAACTCGGTTGAGGAGGAGACTGCTGATCCACGGGAGGGTATCTTCGGGTGGTCTTCCGTTAGTTGGAAGGTGAACCGGGAGGCGGCTCTCTTTCTTGGAGCAGGCCGGGCGGCACTGCTGCAGCTTGCGCATCCGTGGGTGGCGGCGGCGCTGGATCAGCATTCGAATCTGCGGAACGATCCGGTAGCGAGATTTCACAATACGTTCCGCGTCGTGTTCACGATGATCTTTGGGACGCTGTCGCAGGCGTTAGCAGCTTCGAGGCATTTGTACTCGCTGCATACGAGGATTACGGGGGAACTTCCGGAAGGAGTAGCTGGATATCGGCGGGGCGGGCACTATGCGGCGAATGAAGTGAATGCGCTCTTATGGGTCTACTCGACACTGGTGGAGAGCGCGCTGATGGCGTATGACTGCGTGTTGCCTCCGTTGTCGCAAGAAGAACGCAAGAGCTATTACGCGGAGAGCAGGATGATGGCGGCGCTGTTCGGGATTCCCGCGGAAGCGCTGCCTGCCGATTTGGGAGCATTTGAGGAGTACAACCGTGGAATGTGGGATTCGGACAGATTGGGGGTTAGTACGTTATCGCGTGAGATGGCGCAGGGAGTGTTACATGGGCGTGGGTCGTTGGTGACGATTCCGGAGTGGTATCGCGCGTTGACCGCTGCGTGGATGCCGGAACGGCTGAGGGTGGAGTTTGGATTGGGGTTCGGAAGGCAGGAGCAGCAGGCTGCGTTAAAGGCTTTGCGCTGGTTGCCAATCATTTACCGGCGGCTGCCGGGGGCGGTACGGTTTGTCGGGCCATATCAGGAGGCGCTGGCTCGGCTTGAAGGAAAACATGTTCGTTCGCTAGTTGTCACGAGCAATCGATTCTGGATGGGGCAGGGGAGGATGATGTTCTCGGTTGGCGGAAAACAGGATCCCGACGATGAGGATCCGGGCTGA
- the uvrA gene encoding excinuclease ABC subunit UvrA has product MSNPTPDTKPDQITIRGARTHNLKGIDVDIPHNALTVVSGVSGSGKSSLAFDTVYAEGQRRYVESLSAYARQFLERIEKPDVDHMDGLAPAIAIKQKNQTRNPRSTVATATEIYDYLRLLYARCGTVTCLHCGGIVKRDTVDEIVAALFAMGGREGEPATRIYALFPIVRAEIKLEPMQQASTNEAEEPEPKPKKSAAKKSAKSVKSAVAPTFDLTDSLKDRLAELRRRGYNRLYQNGRIVEFSTPESLLELDFTQPIFVLVDRLALSPDIRSRLVDAIETGYRESGEIQFITVPRSEESVVISTGGPERAGAEKSASLPQYLRFSAAFECTTCHRAYREPEPRLFSFNNPYGACPRCQGFGNTIDFDPNLIIPDRSKTLAAGAIAPWTTPKYRPHHGEMLRAAKAAGVPTDVPWYDLTPEQQRFIEDGSGSFPGIRGFFAALERKKYKLHVRVFLSKYRGYALCPDCRGQRLRAEARAVLINNKNICEVCSFTITEAQQFFDSLQLSPAQTEIAGKILEEVRQRIYFLHQVGLDYLTLDRLSSTLSGGESQRIQLATSLGSRLVGALYVLDEPSIGLHTRDTAKLIRIMEELRDLGNTILVVEHDPDVIRSADHLLDLGPGAGELGGQLLASGTVAQVAANPNSITGKYLSGRANIPVPKHRREPGREHLKLSGARIHNLRGVDLDVPLNMLVCVTGVSGSGKSTLIHQVLYRALTQVLGQSAEGPDTTDSPTHFYRELTGTHHLNEVVLVDQSPIGRTPRSNPVTYIKAFDEIRALFAAQPDAKRRGLTAGHFSFNVPGGRCDVCEGDGTVTVEMQFLADVELPCEECNGTRYKSSILEIRYKGRNIHDVLNMTVKEALVYFAGHPKIVDRLYVLDEVGLGYVRLGQSATTLSGGEAQRVKLASHLAAARSIANRNGSNEAAKKAASRTLYILDEPTTGLHFDDVAKLLAAFRKLIEGGGSLLVIEHNLDVIKSADWIIDLGPEGGSGGGQIVATGTPEEVAASPRSHTGHWLAPVLKATTAAKPEPELQTIV; this is encoded by the coding sequence ATGAGCAACCCGACGCCCGACACCAAGCCCGATCAGATCACCATCCGCGGAGCCCGCACCCACAATCTCAAGGGCATCGACGTCGACATCCCGCACAACGCCCTCACCGTCGTCTCCGGAGTTAGCGGCTCGGGCAAGTCCTCGCTCGCCTTTGACACGGTTTACGCCGAGGGCCAGCGCCGCTACGTCGAATCTCTCTCCGCCTACGCCCGCCAATTCCTCGAGCGCATCGAAAAGCCCGACGTCGACCACATGGACGGCCTCGCCCCGGCCATCGCGATCAAGCAGAAGAACCAGACCCGCAACCCGCGCTCCACTGTAGCCACTGCCACAGAAATTTACGACTACCTCCGCCTCCTCTACGCACGCTGCGGCACCGTCACCTGCCTCCACTGTGGAGGCATCGTCAAGCGCGATACCGTCGACGAGATCGTCGCCGCCCTCTTCGCAATGGGTGGGCGGGAAGGCGAACCAGCCACCCGCATCTACGCGCTGTTCCCCATCGTCCGCGCCGAGATCAAGCTCGAGCCCATGCAGCAGGCCTCCACCAACGAAGCCGAAGAACCCGAGCCCAAACCGAAAAAATCCGCCGCAAAAAAATCCGCGAAATCCGTAAAATCCGCAGTCGCTCCAACCTTCGACCTAACCGACTCGCTCAAGGACCGTCTCGCCGAACTTCGCCGCCGAGGCTACAACCGTCTCTACCAAAACGGCCGCATCGTAGAGTTCTCCACTCCCGAGTCCCTCCTCGAACTCGACTTCACTCAGCCCATCTTCGTCCTCGTCGACCGCCTCGCCCTCTCACCCGACATCCGCTCCCGCCTCGTCGACGCCATCGAGACCGGCTACCGCGAGTCCGGAGAGATCCAATTCATCACTGTCCCGCGCTCTGAAGAAAGTGTTGTCATTTCGACCGGAGGACCGGAACGGGCCGGAGCGGAGAAATCCGCTTCTCTACCACAGTACCTCCGCTTCTCCGCCGCCTTCGAGTGCACAACCTGCCATCGCGCCTACCGCGAGCCCGAACCGCGCCTCTTCTCCTTCAATAACCCATACGGCGCCTGCCCACGCTGCCAGGGCTTCGGCAACACCATCGACTTCGACCCGAACCTCATCATTCCCGATCGCTCGAAGACGCTCGCCGCCGGAGCCATTGCCCCGTGGACGACTCCCAAGTACCGGCCCCACCACGGCGAGATGCTCCGCGCCGCCAAAGCGGCCGGCGTGCCGACCGACGTCCCCTGGTACGATCTCACGCCTGAGCAACAGCGCTTCATCGAAGATGGCAGCGGCAGCTTCCCTGGCATACGAGGCTTCTTCGCAGCGCTAGAGCGCAAAAAATACAAGCTGCACGTCCGCGTCTTCCTCTCCAAATATCGCGGCTACGCGCTCTGCCCCGACTGCCGTGGGCAGCGCCTCCGCGCCGAGGCCCGCGCCGTGCTCATCAACAACAAGAACATCTGTGAGGTCTGCTCCTTCACCATCACCGAGGCGCAGCAGTTCTTCGACTCGCTTCAGCTCTCGCCCGCACAGACTGAAATTGCCGGAAAGATTCTCGAAGAGGTTCGCCAGCGCATCTACTTCCTCCACCAGGTTGGCCTGGACTACCTCACCCTTGACCGCCTCAGCTCCACGCTTAGCGGCGGCGAGTCCCAGCGCATCCAGCTAGCCACCTCGCTCGGCTCACGTCTCGTCGGAGCGCTCTACGTGCTTGATGAGCCGAGTATCGGCCTGCACACCCGCGACACCGCCAAGCTCATCCGCATCATGGAGGAGCTGCGCGATCTCGGCAACACAATCCTCGTCGTCGAGCACGACCCCGACGTCATCCGCTCCGCAGACCATCTTCTCGACCTCGGCCCCGGAGCAGGCGAGCTCGGTGGCCAGCTTCTGGCCTCTGGCACTGTCGCCCAAGTCGCTGCCAACCCCAACTCGATTACTGGCAAATATCTTTCAGGCCGGGCGAATATCCCGGTTCCTAAACACCGCCGCGAGCCCGGCCGCGAGCACCTCAAGCTCTCCGGCGCCCGCATCCATAACCTTCGCGGCGTCGACCTCGACGTTCCCCTGAATATGCTCGTCTGTGTCACCGGGGTCTCCGGATCGGGCAAATCCACCCTCATCCACCAGGTGCTCTACCGTGCCTTGACGCAGGTCCTCGGTCAATCCGCGGAAGGCCCGGATACCACTGACTCGCCCACGCACTTTTACCGCGAGCTCACGGGCACTCACCACCTCAACGAGGTCGTGCTCGTCGACCAGTCCCCTATCGGCCGCACGCCGCGCTCCAACCCCGTCACCTACATCAAAGCCTTCGACGAGATCCGCGCCCTCTTCGCCGCGCAGCCCGACGCCAAGCGCCGCGGCCTCACCGCAGGACACTTCTCCTTCAACGTCCCCGGTGGCCGCTGCGACGTCTGCGAAGGCGACGGCACCGTCACGGTCGAGATGCAGTTCCTCGCCGACGTCGAGCTGCCCTGCGAGGAGTGCAACGGCACCCGCTACAAGTCCTCCATCCTCGAGATTCGCTACAAGGGCCGCAACATCCACGACGTCCTCAACATGACCGTGAAGGAGGCCCTCGTCTACTTCGCCGGCCACCCCAAGATCGTCGACCGGCTCTACGTTCTCGACGAGGTCGGCCTCGGCTACGTTCGTCTCGGCCAGTCAGCCACCACACTCTCCGGAGGCGAAGCCCAGCGCGTCAAGCTCGCGTCCCACCTTGCAGCCGCCCGCTCCATCGCCAACCGTAACGGCAGCAACGAAGCCGCAAAAAAGGCCGCCAGCCGAACTCTCTACATCCTCGACGAGCCCACCACCGGCCTCCACTTCGACGACGTCGCCAAGCTCCTCGCCGCCTTCCGCAAGCTCATCGAAGGCGGCGGTTCTCTCCTCGTCATCGAGCACAACCTCGACGTCATCAAGTCCGCCGACTGGATCATCGACCTCGGCCCCGAGGGCGGCAGCGGAGGCGGCCAGATCGTGGCCACCGGTACTCCCGAAGAGGTCGCCGCCAGCCCGCGCTCCCACACCGGCCACTGGCTCGCCCCCGTCCTCAAAGCCACCACCGCAGCAAAGCCAGAACCGGAGCTGCAAACCATCGTCTAG